The following are from one region of the Geoalkalibacter subterraneus genome:
- a CDS encoding mechanosensitive ion channel family protein: MDIEIREWFNVLIPVGILILGAIVGGALHKILFKILDKLAAKTQNRWLHSIVRNLEGPARLLLPLAILLLITPSLRLSDEVIAILRHIFSLLFIGGLSWLMVSAVFVTRDLILHNHSLDKSDNLRARTIYTQVNVLVKIMVVIICIIGASSMLMTFEKIRQIGVSLLASAGIAGIIVGFAAQKSLATLFAGIQIALTQPIRIDDVVIVEGEWGRIEEITLTYVVVRIWDLRRLVVPITYFIDNTFQNWTRVSADILGTVFIYADYRLPVEALREQLHVILKDCEGWDGKVWGLQVTGTDNQTMELRALMSAHDAGTAWDLRCAVREKLLSWLQSNYPECLPRVRAEVDDIANMNKPGGERGPQ, translated from the coding sequence ATGGATATTGAGATCCGGGAATGGTTCAACGTACTGATCCCTGTCGGGATCCTGATTCTAGGAGCAATCGTCGGCGGTGCGTTGCATAAGATCCTGTTCAAGATTCTGGACAAACTGGCGGCGAAAACCCAGAACCGTTGGCTTCACAGCATCGTCCGCAATCTCGAAGGTCCCGCGCGGCTGCTGCTGCCCCTGGCCATTCTCCTGCTGATTACCCCCTCTCTGCGACTTTCCGATGAGGTCATCGCAATTCTGCGGCACATTTTCAGCCTTCTTTTCATCGGCGGGCTGAGCTGGCTTATGGTTTCGGCTGTTTTTGTCACGCGCGACCTGATCCTGCACAACCATAGCTTGGACAAAAGCGACAATCTGCGGGCGCGAACGATCTACACCCAGGTCAATGTTCTGGTTAAAATCATGGTGGTGATCATCTGCATCATCGGCGCATCTTCCATGCTGATGACTTTTGAAAAAATTCGCCAGATCGGCGTCAGCCTCCTGGCTTCAGCGGGGATTGCCGGGATAATCGTGGGCTTCGCCGCGCAGAAAAGTCTGGCGACGCTTTTTGCCGGCATCCAGATTGCGCTGACGCAGCCGATCCGCATTGACGATGTGGTGATTGTCGAAGGGGAATGGGGCCGCATCGAGGAGATTACCCTGACTTACGTTGTCGTACGCATTTGGGATCTGCGCCGGCTTGTCGTCCCGATCACCTATTTCATCGACAACACATTCCAGAACTGGACCCGGGTCAGTGCGGACATCCTGGGGACTGTATTTATTTATGCCGACTACCGCCTGCCGGTCGAGGCGCTTCGCGAGCAACTGCACGTGATTCTGAAGGATTGCGAAGGCTGGGATGGCAAAGTCTGGGGGCTGCAGGTCACAGGGACCGACAATCAAACGATGGAATTGCGCGCCCTGATGAGCGCCCATGATGCCGGGACAGCCTGGGACCTGCGCTGTGCCGTGAGGGAGAAGCTGCTGTCCTGGCTTCAATCCAACTACCCCGAATGCCTCCCCCGGGTCCGCGCCGAAGTCGATGACATCGCCAATATGAACAAACCCGGCGGGGAACGAGGCCCCCAGTAA
- a CDS encoding class I SAM-dependent methyltransferase, producing MSYNYDFKRCKFCGETAAEPLYRLDGGKIIYRCTACDFHAIDFLDLPADTSSPDAGTPLDETSRAYMEERLRGYDPLPTQRLDLIKRYFGLQGASCLDIGAGVGQFMVLLAGEGAEVHGLEPSRMRREFARLKFGLDLFPHTIEQFGQQEENAGRFDLVTLWDVIEHVNFPVETMEAVQRVLRPGGMLFVDTPSREAGSYRFSEWLYRLTGGKISLYLDSFYSAAPFGHKQIFRPRQLAQLAQKAGFDVVSLKYGYEDRAGLSAFVRPRNRLVLVCRRP from the coding sequence ATGTCGTACAATTATGATTTCAAACGATGTAAATTCTGCGGAGAAACTGCAGCTGAGCCGCTGTACCGTCTCGACGGCGGCAAAATCATATACCGCTGTACGGCTTGTGATTTCCATGCCATCGACTTTCTCGACCTTCCGGCCGATACTTCTTCTCCCGATGCGGGCACGCCTCTGGATGAGACTTCACGAGCTTATATGGAGGAGCGGCTGCGAGGGTACGATCCGCTGCCGACCCAGCGTCTCGATCTGATAAAAAGGTACTTTGGTCTGCAGGGAGCCTCCTGCCTCGATATTGGAGCGGGGGTGGGGCAGTTCATGGTGCTCCTGGCCGGGGAGGGGGCGGAGGTCCATGGTCTGGAGCCGAGCCGCATGCGCCGCGAGTTCGCCCGTCTGAAGTTCGGTCTGGATCTATTCCCGCATACGATCGAGCAGTTCGGCCAACAGGAGGAAAATGCCGGCCGTTTTGATCTGGTGACCCTGTGGGATGTTATCGAGCATGTCAACTTCCCGGTGGAGACCATGGAAGCGGTGCAGCGTGTGCTGAGACCCGGTGGGATGCTGTTTGTCGATACGCCTTCGCGGGAGGCGGGGTCGTACCGCTTCAGCGAATGGCTTTATCGCCTCACCGGCGGGAAGATTTCTCTGTATCTTGATTCTTTCTATTCCGCGGCGCCTTTCGGCCACAAGCAGATTTTTCGTCCCCGCCAACTTGCACAGCTTGCCCAGAAAGCGGGTTTTGATGTCGTCAGCTTGAAATACGGCTATGAAGACAGAGCCGGGTTGTCCGCCTTTGTGCGCCCCCGCAATCGGCTTGTGCTTGTCTGCCGTCGGCCGTAG
- a CDS encoding NAD(P)-dependent oxidoreductase, with translation MVKEIGFIGLGTVGRHMAMNLLKGNYNLTVYDRQPDAVADLVRLGAKEAKTLHDVASNKDMVIIILPERQETEEMLSGDRAFLDALEPGTILVDMGTHSLEVTLELDKAAKERKALFLEAPVWGTKEHAANGLLTILAGGDETLLSRCHEPFSLLGLHIIHVGDVGDATRMKFVANVVQAELMQALAEGLTLGEKLGFSPEKIIEVLDSGGAASPLFNAKARSIARGNFSRNLALKYVYEGLQLAREAGEKAGLKLPAADAVSQIYSQALEQGLGEEDFSAVIKVLRK, from the coding sequence ATGGTAAAAGAAATCGGCTTTATAGGCCTGGGAACTGTGGGTCGCCACATGGCGATGAACCTGTTGAAGGGCAATTACAACCTGACCGTCTATGACCGGCAGCCCGATGCCGTCGCAGACCTTGTCCGTCTGGGCGCCAAGGAGGCCAAAACGCTCCATGATGTCGCAAGCAACAAGGATATGGTCATCATCATCCTCCCCGAGCGCCAGGAGACAGAGGAAATGCTCTCGGGCGACCGGGCTTTTCTCGATGCCCTCGAGCCCGGAACGATTCTGGTCGACATGGGCACTCACAGCCTCGAGGTGACCCTGGAACTCGACAAGGCCGCCAAAGAGCGCAAGGCTCTCTTTCTTGAGGCGCCCGTATGGGGGACCAAGGAACATGCCGCCAACGGGCTTCTGACCATTCTTGCCGGCGGGGATGAAACGCTGCTGAGCCGCTGCCACGAACCGTTCTCTCTGCTGGGTCTTCACATCATTCACGTCGGCGATGTGGGCGATGCCACTCGCATGAAGTTTGTCGCCAACGTGGTGCAGGCCGAACTGATGCAGGCTCTGGCCGAAGGGCTGACCCTGGGTGAAAAGCTTGGCTTCAGCCCCGAAAAGATCATCGAAGTCCTTGATTCGGGCGGCGCGGCCTCCCCCCTCTTCAACGCCAAGGCACGCTCCATCGCACGCGGTAACTTCTCCCGCAACCTGGCACTTAAATATGTCTACGAAGGGCTGCAGCTTGCCCGGGAGGCGGGAGAAAAAGCAGGTCTCAAGCTCCCCGCGGCAGACGCGGTCAGCCAGATCTATTCACAGGCACTTGAGCAGGGTCTGGGCGAGGAAGATTTCTCGGCGGTGATCAAGGTCCTGCGAAAATAA